In one window of Cetobacterium ceti DNA:
- a CDS encoding baseplate J/gp47 family protein — MNNFNYVDYDLFEIRKTFEKGYEEIVGCKINKGDPISDFLDFATYITTILYSKINETGKMNLLRYAKGPFLDALGEIPGEVRGEAKKALTTIKYTFSKPFESVVIIPKGHKTTARGLYFETISATELKIGETTTNIRCECATPGTLGNGFGIGEIVTIVDGIPFLESVTNLTVSQGGAEKEDDESFREKIRANPTARSVAGPATAYIYHTKKSNQDISDVFVTTTKGTGIVKIYPLMKNGEIPGSDVLESIKLALENKEIKPLTDQVQALAPGITNYDINVKYFIEQNPTADIELIKKNIENSVNNYINWQHEKLGRDINPSKLITMMTLAGAKRIEIIAPSFIKLEKTNIAKLKNKAVVYGGVEVE, encoded by the coding sequence ATGAATAATTTTAATTATGTTGATTACGATCTTTTTGAAATAAGAAAAACTTTTGAAAAAGGCTATGAAGAAATAGTTGGCTGCAAAATTAATAAAGGAGATCCTATTTCAGATTTCTTAGATTTCGCAACATATATAACAACAATACTTTATTCTAAAATAAATGAAACAGGAAAAATGAATTTATTAAGATATGCTAAAGGTCCTTTTTTAGATGCGTTAGGTGAAATCCCTGGCGAAGTTAGAGGGGAAGCAAAGAAAGCGCTCACAACTATAAAATATACATTTTCAAAGCCATTTGAAAGTGTTGTTATAATCCCCAAAGGACATAAAACAACAGCACGAGGATTATATTTTGAAACAATATCAGCTACAGAACTAAAAATAGGAGAAACAACTACAAATATAAGATGCGAGTGTGCAACTCCTGGAACGCTTGGGAATGGATTTGGAATAGGAGAAATAGTAACTATAGTTGATGGAATTCCTTTTTTAGAATCAGTTACAAATCTAACCGTTAGTCAAGGCGGGGCTGAAAAAGAAGATGATGAAAGCTTTAGAGAGAAAATAAGAGCTAATCCAACAGCTAGAAGTGTCGCAGGACCAGCAACAGCTTATATTTATCATACTAAAAAATCAAATCAGGATATTTCAGATGTCTTTGTTACAACAACTAAAGGAACAGGAATAGTAAAGATATATCCTTTAATGAAAAATGGAGAGATCCCTGGTAGTGATGTTTTAGAATCTATAAAGTTAGCATTAGAGAATAAAGAAATAAAACCCCTTACAGATCAAGTCCAAGCACTTGCTCCAGGAATAACCAATTATGATATAAATGTAAAATATTTTATCGAACAAAATCCAACAGCAGATATAGAACTAATTAAAAAAAATATTGAAAATTCAGTTAACAATTATATAAATTGGCAACACGAAAAATTAGGAAGAGATATAAATCCAAGTAAATTAATAACTATGATGACTCTTGCAGGAGCAAAAAGAATTGAAATAATAGCTCCTTCATTCATAAAACTAGAGAAAACAAATATAGCAAAATTGAAAAACAAAGCTGTTGTTTATGGAGGAGTTGAAGTTGAATAA
- a CDS encoding phage tail protein I: MNKNQIYNLFPENLKKYKNISDITSIFSDQLAQVDNSIDLLKIYLDMQNLSDKVLDELAWHWNVEFYSTELQKSKKIEMIKRSYLHHIKKGTVGALESALKAIVSNLEVKEWYEYGGVPYTFRLIVAGEMLTEEEISTVYKLVSIYKNVRSELDGFIISKENKPLINFNSGIHDYKKITNKFVG, translated from the coding sequence TTGAATAAGAATCAAATTTATAATTTATTTCCAGAAAATTTAAAAAAATATAAAAATATTTCTGATATAACTTCTATTTTCTCAGATCAATTAGCTCAAGTAGATAACTCTATAGATCTTCTTAAAATTTATTTAGATATGCAAAATTTATCAGATAAAGTTTTAGACGAATTGGCGTGGCACTGGAATGTAGAATTTTATAGTACAGAGCTTCAAAAATCTAAAAAAATAGAAATGATAAAAAGATCATATTTACATCATATAAAAAAGGGAACTGTTGGAGCTTTAGAGTCAGCATTAAAAGCTATTGTTAGCAATTTAGAAGTAAAGGAATGGTACGAATACGGAGGTGTTCCTTATACATTCAGATTAATAGTCGCAGGAGAAATGCTTACTGAAGAAGAAATTTCAACGGTATATAAACTTGTTAGTATTTATAAAAATGTTCGTTCTGAGTTAGATGGTTTTATAATTTCAAAAGAAAATAAACCTCTTATAAATTTTAACAGTGGAATACATGATTATAAAAAAATAACAAATAAATTCGTAGGGTAG